The stretch of DNA GGTGCTGGTGCTTCTGCTGGTGCTGGTGGTGCTGGTGGTGCTGGTGGTGCTGGTGGTGACGGTGTTGGTGCTGGTAGTGCTGGTGCTGGTAGTGCTGGTGCTGGTAGTGCTGGTGCTGGTGATGTTGGAGCTGGTGATGTTGGAGCTGGTGCGCTGATGGACTGGTCTTGGCCCCGGCGCAGGCGCAGGCGCAGGCGCAGTTGGTGGCGCAGGCGCTGGCGCACGATCTGGCGCATGTACCGGCGCAGGCGCTGGCGCAGGCGCTGGCGCAGGTGCTGGCGCAGGAGCTGGTACACTTGCTCGTGctcgtcctcgtcctcgtcgtcgtcctcgtgCTGTTGATTCCTCTGAGGCTGGTGCTGCTGCTGAGGCTGGTGCTGCTGCTGAGGCCGGTACTGCTGCTGAGGCTGGTGCTGCTGCTGAGGCCGGTGCTGCTGCTGAGGCTGATGCTGCTGCTGAGGCTGGTACTGCTGCTGAGGCTGGTACTGCTGCTGAGGCTGGTACTGCTGCTGAGGCTGGTACTGCTGCTGAGGCTGGTACTGCTGCTGAGGCTGGTACTGCTGCTGAGGCTGGTACTGCTGCTGAGGCTGGTACTGCTGCTGAGGCTGGTACTGCTGCTGAGGCTGGTACTGCTGCTGAGGCTCGCACTGCTGCTGAGGCTGGTACTGCTGCTGAGGCTGGTACTGCTGCTGAGGCTGGTACTGCTGCTGAGGCTGGTACTGCTGCTGAGGCTGGTACAGCTGCTGAGGCTGGTACAGCTGCTGAGGCTGGTACTGCCGCTGAGGCTGCTGGTGCTGAGGCTGCTGGTGCTGAGGCTGCTGGTGCTGAGGCTGCTGGTGCTGGTGTTGGTGCTGATGCTGATGCTGGTGCTGGTGCTGGTGCTGGTGCTGGTGCTGGTGCTGATACTGATACTGGTGCTGGTTCTGATGCTGATACTGGTGCTGGTGCTGATGCTGATACTGGTGCTGGTGCTGGTTCTGGCACAGGCTCTGGCGCAGGTTCTGGCTCAGGGTCTGGCGCAGGCGCTGGCGCAGGTTCTCTCGCAGGTGCCGGCGCAGGTGCTGGCGCAGGTGCCGGCTCATTCGCTGGCGCAGGCGCTGGCGCAGGTGGTGGGGCTGATGGTGATGCTTGTGCTGGCATTGGCACTGGCACTGGCACTGGCACTGGCACTGGCTCTGACTCTGGCACTGGCACTGGCACTGGCTCTGGCTCTTGCACTGGCACTGGCACTGGCACTGGCACTGGCACTGGCACTGGCACTGGCACTGGCACTGGCTCTGGCACTGGCACTGACACTGGCACTGGCACTGGCTCTGGCTCTGGCACTGGCACTGGCACTGGCTCTGGCACTGGCACTGACATTGGTGCCGATGCTGGCACTGGTGTCGGCGGTGATTCATATTATACTAGAAAACGGGACGGGAGTTTACATAGCTGGAGAGCGACGAATTATGAAAAGTTTTGTGATTTTGTTGACAAAGTTTGGTGAGCCTCGACAGGATTCGTACCTCGCATATTTCTTTTACCTCATAGAAATGACAAGCTAGTATGAATCATGGACGTTTGCGTCGATGAGAgcgtataataataaaaatagttatAATTATAGACTAGTTATTGTAatgtagcggcacgcgagcaGGACAATTCAAATCCTGTTGTTGTTTTGTTTCGGAGTATCATGACCGTTAGGTCACAGGTATTGCAAGGAGTAATGAACTCcgagcaaaacaatgtcgccgctacttTCAACCGTCAAACGCAGTCGAGTTCAAACTTTCCGACTgtcccccgaccagtataaataaacaaacgaaATGACGAGCTAGAGAAGTTCAGCGATCGCAGCATAAGCATATAGACGCATCAGACGTATATACAGAGTTTCTTGAGATAGCGCGTATTTATTTCGTAGGAGTTATCATACCTGGACTTGTGACGAATCGAGTTTATAGACAATATATATCTTTAATAGATTGCTCACAAACAGTTAGTCTGTATTTCGTGATATCTGATAAGATCAATCATCTACagtaatatatatgtttacATTTAATATCTGTATGAACGCAATTTTGCCTTGTTCCCCTATTTTCGACAAATCGGGTggttaattataatattatattttcgacCAGTCACGGgtagacgcgatcgcgaggtaGCGCGTCAACGGAAGTCGTAAAATCCCGTTACGATTACAATAATGGACACCACGAACAGATCGACCCCCTTAGTTCTTTTgggataataggggtgattgatgTGGTATAACACTGCGATTAAcgtgttataatatttatatttacaacgACTTATTACAAGATAAAGTTACCTTGTTACGTGTGATATAAATGTCGTAAACGAAGGCGGATGAAGACCTGATAGAGATGCACTGAATGTTCCGTCGTAGTACAACAAGTTCCTTACAGTTGAATGTAGTAATGTAGTAGAAGAAGAAGTTGAATTGACCCCCTTGATGTCGTAGAAGAAGAAGTTAACTCCCTGATGTAATAGAAGAAGTGAAGCCCGTTCTCGTGTTGttacggaggaaagctcggtGTGGCAATGCCTTTTAAACTAAGAAATCGGATTCGTTGCTCACACTTTCCGTTAGTAAAGTGAGGGTAACAATCTGCGATGCCCATTGGCTATCGTCAATGTTAATGAATGATGATAGAAGGAGGAAATCTCCTACCAACGTTGCTAGTGAGTGagataaatatttactttttcCGTCAGGTAACTGCTTCCTCTGTAATATTTAAGAGCGCctaataaacctaaggacttTGCTAAGAACCAGCCATAAACCGAAAACACTTCTAGGATTAGTAAATCCTTCAGAATAAACAGATTAACTTAAGTACCATGTATTAAAACAATTAAGTTAAAAAgtttatggtgggtccttaggtttatcgAGGCTTGGAATGACGGTACGTGGACTGTGGACCGTAGGTACGAACCATCTCACGCGACATAACGATTACTATCGACATTATCTATTTAAAATCGACCGCAAAGAAATATCCTATTTGGATTACATAATTCGAAAATTAACtatttgaacattttcaaattctgAGACAAATTTATTAAGGTAATTTTCTcaattttagtatttttttaacttgatatattattactttttaaatatatacgcGTTATGTAAAGAATAAGCGACTATTATAGATAAACATGTACATATGTAGTAAGTATCGATCGAAGATAAATCTTAAAGCCTctaaaatcgtaaaaaattttttgaacAAATTTCGAGAtagatatattaatatttagtaGAATAGAATTGTTTAACATAACAGGAAAAGTAAGAGCGAATAAAAAAGGATATacaagaaagaaaggaagaaagaaggaaggaaagaaagaaagaaaaagttcTGGGGGATGAAATGCGGAATACAATGGAAATGTTGTAGAAATGATAACATCCGGTTGTCTGGCCCGTCCTGTTGATCTCCCTGGTAGCACTATGGTTTCATGTGCACCCTTGTTGTAAGGGGTTGGGGACGGTGGCGGTAAGGGGAGGACGTGGTTTCGTTGATTAAAATAACCTCGTCAGTGTAGTCGTTCTGTTGTACCACTAGTCGGGGGATGATGAGTAATCGTCTGGCTTAGGAAATCGTCATGACAAGGGCATCGGACAAAACAAGGGGCGGAGAGGAGAAGAGCTGCAGGTCACCCGTTGAACAAGATCAAATGCGAATTGAATAAACtgtaataacataaatttataatttacctATAGTACTGAGAATAAGTAActggaaaattatatatttccttgatcgttaaataatttaacgataaaaaaaataatcggTAGATACTTACAAGTATAGCGTACGCGTAATTGTAATTGCAAGTACACGTActtaatgtaaataaataattaattataggaTCGACGAAGTAAAAATATCGTGCTTTAAACGTGACTGccttaatttttataattatccTTAAATTTTATCctaattctttaattatttttgttttcattCTCATTACAACTGTTACTTTTAATTCAcatgaataaaatatacctATTCCTGTAAGTTACGATTTAGAAATAGGATTATAGATAGTATTGGGCAAATTTTATTTGGaacaaacataaaaaataacaatCTGAAATAATGAGTTCCAAccactttattatttttactttagaAATAGAGAGTGTAactttatttcatattaaggttaaataaattattttcaaatgcTTTTCCATTTTTGTTAACTCTttcaaataacaaataatttgaaCTTTAAATAACACTTATACTTTGCATACGATTAAGTCATAAACAACATAATCAAGTTATTCTATCTACAACATAACGATATTTGCTCTTGGAATCGTTATAattacgataatatttaaagaacACGCGTTTGAAATTGTGAGCGGAAGAAACTGTGagaagatttttattttacgaaataaacaataaattatttcttataagtattatttcaggaaatatttattcaaatccggaataagaaattatataaaatgattatttttCTTCGTGAGGATAATAgtcttaataaataatacaatgaCTGGAAGAAACTAACGCataattatatcaaaataaTACGTTGCTAAAGAAgataatgtattttttaaataatcatttttGAAATGTCTTATTTAGATAATATCTATCATTTCTTCTGAAAATAAATGCAAGTggtataaaaatttcttatttgcATCGTATTTATATAACAATGTACACACAGATATACACTTACTTACATATATGTGAATATAAGTACTTACAAGtaataacaaagaaataatttttatatttaataacaataaatattataataacttAGGATCGATAAGTaggtatattttatacatgaaatatttacattcGCACATATAAAGTAAGTAAATCAAAGTAATAACGTAGTATAATAGTTGCAGAGAAGGGATGAAAGATACAATGTAAAGTAAACGGAAGCTAATTGGTCATATGACAGGGATGGTCCTGACATAATTCTACTCAATAAAGAACTTCAATGTCCTGACTTTTGATATATATGTCGGCTTCACATTATGATTAAGGATActggcgtgaaacgaatcttcatttgaattacacattgtcgttatgcaatagagaatgtattgactagtgcaaatacgattattacagaatttgacaaataaccgtggtaattagatactcgagaagctaatgacaatgattctacgttcaataacgaatccgcgatCAACGGAATAACAGAATGCGCTTTCTTCCAAAGTCCAAGTTGTACTCGACTTGCTTGTCTACGGTATAAGTATTACTAAACTAACTCTTTGTcaaaacgtggaatatccaccgagcgtaaagacgctaagtaactcgctaatacgacctcacgagagaatgactttccgtcacgatgatgccacagaggaaaaacaatatggggtgtgtctaaggacacgagatcctcggattcgtcgaggaaagccttcggtCGGAAGGTGAGGAAATAGGTGTTGCTggtaattggtcaatctccatatcggtggttagaaaaaaaggatgctagccgcccttgaggaaaagttgctagcgggaagcaTCGTTCTTGAAAAAAATAGATTTCCCCTATCTttccgtagttgggacaaagactgtttgtctgtttgaaggactttagtcaactaaatcctaagatttatgacgggccttcaggctagctgaacatgtactgcggagacgcatcgacatctggcaatcatcttgctcgaagaatagagtctgcgtgtggcgagccacgggacagaaaccgttggaatgattactgtcgcgtgccgccacaaatatttcttttaaggggatctatagaattactccatacctttgttagacaaagcgttcatcccgtgaccgcggctacgttcggcgactggctgtcgcctcgagcccaagctcatcaTCACAACTcgcgaacaattacaatcggattgaataactacaattgtttaattacagctatagtagactctagattacaatgttgcgggattatccaaaattccaaaggctccggtgttctttcatctccgacatatatataaaggAAAGGAATACAATTCGCGTCTATATTAAGTCCCGTTAAAATTGGCTTTTTGCAAAATTAATGTACTTTAGATTATCTGATTGAACCAGACTAAAAAGCGCATTTTCATTCTACAATGGTCTTGAGGAAAGGACTTATCATTTTGAAAAAGAACATTATAGTACCTaagtacaaaatatttatttatcgtcttgcattaattgataaaagaattcagtttaataataacaatttgtcacgattaatatttgttatattccTTTTTATTGATTAAATTGTTATAACTTGTTCGATCTTTTCGTGATAGATACCTATTATtaataacttttaattttgttaGTATCTctaacttttttttaaaacTACGATTTTTAGCTTAAATTACTGAATGTATCGTactcaaatattatttttaaataatatatatatgttgtgagtacatatgtacataaataatTTGGCATAATTGTGGGcacgatatttattataaattgtaagggATTATCGATAGAATAACTATTGGGATTAGCCGATTTTACTAtaggaaaaaagaattttatactTAAGAATGGGGAATAAATATAATCAATGTATTAGTAAAAGTATCGAATTGTATCTATAGGCTAcctatatatctttttaaaatcACAGCGAAATACATATGTGCATACATGGCTACCTACTTATAATACATATTAGATTGTccaaaagtgtctttcttctACAGACACATCTTTTACAACAGCGCATCTTTacacaaacatgaaacctaatctgtcgaacgtcgtgatctttatcttgatagaataaaatggatcatacgtaattcgataaagtaatataaaacgaaaaatgttgtgcatccattatttccttataaaacgaaagaaatttttaagatCGTTTAAGGTCTAAGTACTCGCTAAGCACAGTAGTAAGTCGAttacattataaattataactatCTGTGCACATACTTACAATTAGATAGTGAGATAGTAGTGGATTTTAAAGTTCTCAAAGATGTTTCATTTCGTAGTAATATATTGTAGAAATCGTTCAAGAAGAAACGAGTATTAGCAGCGAAATAAATAGGATGATTTGTGTAACCATTTGTTTGTACATGTGTATGGTTGAAATTCTTCGAACGATTAAACGaactaatatatttttgtcaaGTTAATTTCTACATAAGCATTAAGTTTATGGCATAAAGCTTAATTTATGACGACAAAATGTTCACTACACACTGATATTTGCAAACTAGTGTTGTTACAATCTGAAGCATACGCCTGTTGTTAATACATAATACGATATTCTTCCATGTATTCGTAATGTTCGACGTTTCAGATTCACGTGGTTTTTCACAGTAGGTATTACGTTCaggtatatattatattctgcACCAAAGTTGAAGAGAGAAACATACAATTCAATGACTACACATTATGCACTTTTACAACTTGAAGGATAGATAAACATACATAGGTAAGGAATAcgtataatgtataacgttCATTGAGCGATAAAAGTAGAGCAGTAGGGTAGACTAGAATAGATAGGGTAGAATAAAGTAGTAGAATAACCTAACGATAAATACAATTGTTCTTTGCAATAACTACATATACGATCTTTGATATGGTcgtatttatttgataatacaaaagaaaacacGGTAAACATTTGAAAGAAGAGAGCCACATCCGAgttcgataattttttaatatattctcaaGTTGCAgtattggaaattaaaaatttattataaaaaata from Bombus huntii isolate Logan2020A chromosome 3, iyBomHunt1.1, whole genome shotgun sequence encodes:
- the LOC126863561 gene encoding cell surface glycoprotein 1-like; translated protein: MSVPVPEPVPVPVPEPEPVPVPVSVPVPEPVPVPVPVPVPVPVPVPVPVQEPEPVPVPVPESEPVPVPVPVPVPMPAQASPSAPPPAPAPAPANEPAPAPAPAPAPAREPAPAPAPDPEPEPAPEPVPEPAPAPVSASAPAPVSASEPAPVSHQQPQHQQPQHQQPQHQQPQRQYQPQQLYQPQQLYQPQQQYQPQQQYQPQQQYQPQQQYQPQQQCEPQQQYQPQQQYQPQQQYQPQQQYQPQQQYQPQQQYQPQQQYQPQQQYQPQQQYQPQQQYQPQQQHQPQQQHRPQQQHQPQQQYRPQQQHQPQQQHQPQRNQQHEDDDEDEDEHEQVYQLLRQHLRQRLRQRLRRYMRQIVRQRLRHQLRLRLRLRRGQDQSISAPAPTSPAPTSPAPALPAPALPAPALPAPTPSPPAPPAPPAPPAPAEAPAPALPASALPAPTPSPPAPLAPAGAAGAAAPAPAPTLPASALPAPTPSPPAPPAPTPSPPAPPAPAGAAGAAAPVPAPAPAPAPAPAPAPAPAPAPAPAPAPAPAPAPAPAPAPAPAPAPAPAPAPAPAPAPAPAPAPAPAPAPAPAPAPAPAPAPAPAPAPAPAPAPAPAPAPAPAPAHQHPLN